One Dioscorea cayenensis subsp. rotundata cultivar TDr96_F1 chromosome 15, TDr96_F1_v2_PseudoChromosome.rev07_lg8_w22 25.fasta, whole genome shotgun sequence genomic region harbors:
- the LOC120277920 gene encoding uncharacterized protein LOC120277920 → MSTGCKNSVSCVDSRAPVRASYINLYKWPDSDFEFVRSVTGKPSHGGRRRWSESPRVVDSYSCRQMYLRSYTFSKKETVNEKTRKCLAKVKVKMMNNKRNEKKMKMKNKKKDCVVVVKTVVCSLFQRLLSCTTSVDVVDEHHSFQG, encoded by the coding sequence atgagTACAGGGTGCAAGAACTCAGTGAGCTGTGTTGATTCCAGAGCTCCGGTGAGAGCTAGCTACATCAACCTCTACAAATGGCCGGACTCCGACTTCGAGTTCGTCCGTTCAGTCACCGGAAAACCCTCCCACGGTGGCCGGAGAAGATGGTCGGAGAGTCCCAGAGTGGTTGATAGCTATTCATGCAGACAGATGTATCTAAGGAGCTACACCTTCTCTAAAAAAGAGACTGTTAATGAGAAAACTAGAAAGTGTTTGGCCAAAGTGAAGGTGAAGATGATGAACAACAagagaaatgagaagaagatgaagatgaagaacaagaagaaggattgTGTTGTTGTGGTGAAGACTGTGGTTTGTTCTTTATTTCAGCGTCTTCTTTCTTGCACCACCTCTGTTGATGTTGTGGATGAACATCACTCCTTTCAAGGATAA
- the LOC120277152 gene encoding calcium-transporting ATPase 4, endoplasmic reticulum-type-like, with the protein MGKGGQDEGRRSSGESPASGFPAWARSVAECEEEFKVSVSHGLSAEEVARRQGIYGLNELEKHSGPAIWQLVLEQFNDTLVRILLVAAVVSFVLAWYDGDEGGEMEITAFVEPLVIFLILIVNAIVGVWQENNAEKALEALKEIQSEHATVMRDGKLIPDLLAKELVPGDVVELRVGDRVPADMRIVRLISSTLRVEQGSLTGESTAVNKTNRRASEKLK; encoded by the exons ATGGGAAAAGGAGGGCAGGATGAAGGGAGGAGAAGCTCCGGGGAGAGTCCGGCGTCTGGGTTTCCGGCTTGGGCTCGGAGCGTGGCGGAATGCGAGGAGGAGTTCAAGGTTTCGGTCAGTCATGGTCTCAGTGCGGAGGAGGTTGCGCGGCGGCAGGGGATCTATGGGTTGAATGAGCTTGAGAAGCATTCGGGGCCTGCTATCTGGCAGTTGGTGTTGGAACAGTTCAATGATACGCTTGTTCGGATCCTGCTTGTTGCTGCTGTGGTTTCCTTTGTTCTTGCTTGGTATGATGGGGATGAGGGTGGGGAGATGGAGATCACTGCGTTTGTTGAGCCGTTGGTGATCTTTTTGATTCTTATTGTGAATGCGATTGTTGGGGTTTGGCAAGAGAACAACGCGGAGAAGGCTTTGGAAGCGCTTAAGGAGATTCAATCAGAGCATGCGACGGTGATGCGGGATGGGAAGTTGATTCCTGATTTGCTTGCCAAGGAGCTCGTCCCGGGGGATGTTGTGGAGCTTAGGGTTGGGGATCGGGTTCCTGCTGATATGAGAATTGTTCGGTTGATTAGCTCGACGTTGAGGGTTGAGCAAGGGTCTCTCACTGGAGAGAGTACTGCTGTGAATAAAACCAATCGAAGG GCATCAGAGAAGTTAAAATGA